One part of the Cyclobacteriaceae bacterium genome encodes these proteins:
- the crtI gene encoding phytoene desaturase, with product MKKVAVIGSGFAGLSSACHLAKAGYSVTVFEKNSTPGGRARKFEAQGFTFDMGPSWYWMPDVFEKFFASFGKKPSDYYTLERLDPSYRIYYSAEEQLDIPSGIDALCKMFDRLEPGSSKNLLKFLEEGKYKYEIGINELVYKPGLSLLELADPKLMTGVFKLHVFQSISTYVRKYFKEKKLIQLLEFPVLFLGATPEKTPALYSLMNYADMALGTWYPQGGMHKIIEGMVQLATELGVTFEFNSAVQQLELNAVKAKGVMVNNQLRPFDYIIAGADYHHVEQTLIPESFRRYDASYWDNRVMAPSSLIFYLGLNKKLDGVLHHTLFFDQDFGKHSEEIYENPQWPSSPQFYISCPSKTDATVAPAGHENVFILIPVAPGLKDDDTTREHYFNMVMDRFEKMTGQSIRDSIVFKRSYAHNDFMADYNSFKGNAYGLANTLLQTANLKPSIVNKKINNLFYTGQLTVPGPGVPPSLISGQVVAGELIKRDKKV from the coding sequence ATGAAAAAAGTTGCTGTCATAGGTTCAGGTTTTGCCGGATTATCCTCTGCGTGTCATCTTGCCAAAGCCGGTTACTCAGTAACAGTTTTTGAAAAAAACAGTACCCCGGGCGGGCGCGCCAGGAAATTTGAAGCCCAGGGATTTACTTTTGATATGGGACCCAGTTGGTACTGGATGCCCGATGTATTTGAAAAGTTCTTTGCGTCCTTCGGCAAAAAACCTTCCGACTATTATACCCTAGAAAGGTTGGATCCATCCTATCGGATTTATTATTCGGCCGAGGAACAACTCGATATTCCTTCCGGCATTGATGCACTTTGCAAGATGTTCGACCGGCTTGAACCCGGCAGCAGTAAAAACCTCTTGAAATTCCTGGAGGAAGGAAAATACAAATATGAAATCGGGATAAATGAACTGGTCTATAAGCCTGGTCTGTCACTTTTAGAATTGGCCGATCCCAAATTAATGACCGGAGTTTTTAAACTCCATGTCTTTCAATCCATATCCACATACGTCAGAAAATATTTTAAAGAAAAGAAGTTAATCCAGTTACTGGAGTTCCCCGTATTGTTTCTGGGAGCAACCCCTGAAAAAACTCCCGCGCTATACAGCTTAATGAACTATGCGGATATGGCCTTAGGTACCTGGTATCCGCAAGGTGGCATGCATAAAATTATTGAAGGCATGGTACAACTGGCTACTGAGCTTGGGGTAACATTTGAATTCAACAGTGCTGTTCAACAATTGGAATTAAATGCTGTGAAGGCAAAAGGTGTAATGGTTAATAACCAATTAAGACCATTCGACTACATTATTGCCGGTGCGGATTATCATCACGTAGAACAAACCCTGATCCCGGAATCCTTCAGACGTTACGATGCCTCATATTGGGATAACAGAGTAATGGCACCTTCAAGTCTTATCTTCTACCTGGGGCTCAACAAAAAACTTGATGGTGTACTTCATCACACCTTATTCTTCGATCAGGATTTCGGCAAACATTCAGAAGAGATTTACGAAAATCCGCAGTGGCCCAGCAGTCCTCAGTTTTATATCAGTTGTCCATCCAAAACAGATGCGACCGTTGCACCTGCCGGTCATGAAAATGTTTTCATTCTTATACCGGTAGCACCGGGCCTTAAAGATGATGATACTACACGCGAGCACTACTTTAACATGGTGATGGATCGGTTTGAGAAAATGACCGGACAATCCATTCGCGACAGTATTGTATTTAAGCGTAGCTATGCCCATAATGATTTTATGGCTGATTATAATTCCTTTAAAGGAAATGCCTATGGATTAGCCAACACCTTGCTCCAAACGGCAAATCTTAAACCCAGCATCGTAAACAAAAAAATAAATAACCTGTTTTATACAGGACAATTAACCGTTCCGGGCCCGGGTGTGCCACCCTCCCTGATTTCAGGACAAGTGGTGGCTGGAGAGTTGATTAAACGGGATAAAAAAGTATAA
- a CDS encoding RNA polymerase sigma factor has translation MTALEFDYQIASLRPTLKSFTRRFTNDKEESHDLVQDTILKALTYRTKFRENTNLKGWLFTIMRNTFINNYRKNQRARTSHDDTKELYFLNVEDTHTFNSPGSNFEYKDIWNKVNSLRDELLVPFKMHTSGYKYHEIADHLNIPIGTVKNRIFHARKEIQNKLAGY, from the coding sequence ATGACAGCACTAGAATTCGATTACCAGATTGCCAGCCTACGCCCCACATTAAAATCGTTCACCCGCAGGTTCACAAACGATAAAGAAGAGTCGCACGACCTGGTGCAGGACACCATTCTCAAGGCGCTCACGTACCGCACCAAGTTTCGTGAAAACACTAACCTGAAAGGATGGCTGTTCACCATCATGCGTAACACGTTCATTAATAACTACCGGAAAAATCAGCGTGCCAGAACATCGCATGATGATACAAAAGAGTTGTACTTCCTGAACGTAGAAGACACACACACCTTCAACTCTCCGGGCTCAAACTTCGAGTATAAAGACATCTGGAACAAGGTTAACAGTTTACGCGATGAATTGCTTGTTCCGTTTAAGATGCACACCTCCGGTTACAAGTACCATGAGATTGCCGATCACCTTAACATACCGATTGGTACCGTGAAGAATCGGATTTTTCATGCGCGTAAAGAAATTCAAAACAAGTTGGCCGGATATTGA
- a CDS encoding MerR family transcriptional regulator produces MGQYSIKELEKLSGIKAHTIRIWEKRHHIVEPQRTGTNIRLYSDDDLKKIINVSLLNTNGIKISHIADMTTDEINGKILELSEQKSDTVIFIDQLIVAMVDLDEEKFEKLLSGFILRFGFERTVTEIIYPFMEKIGVLWQTENVTPAQEHFISHLIRQKLIVALDGLPLTPTIPKRVLLYLPENEWHELGLLFYHYVVRKAGFKTIYLGQSVPFKDILSVTETHQPDIIITSIISSPFGTKVEEYLRQLATAFPGKKVLVSGYQTRHLERNNFKNIEIFRNVLDLKQLLSIS; encoded by the coding sequence ATGGGCCAATACTCTATTAAAGAACTCGAAAAGCTTTCTGGCATAAAAGCCCATACCATACGCATTTGGGAAAAACGGCACCATATTGTTGAGCCGCAGCGTACCGGTACCAACATCAGGCTCTACTCCGATGATGACTTGAAGAAGATCATCAATGTATCGCTACTCAATACCAACGGTATTAAAATCTCCCACATTGCCGACATGACCACGGACGAAATAAACGGCAAAATCCTGGAGTTAAGTGAACAAAAATCCGATACTGTAATTTTCATCGATCAACTTATTGTTGCCATGGTTGATCTGGATGAGGAAAAATTCGAAAAGCTTTTGTCGGGATTTATTTTACGATTTGGTTTTGAGCGCACCGTTACCGAAATCATTTACCCCTTTATGGAAAAGATAGGGGTGCTTTGGCAAACCGAAAACGTAACGCCTGCCCAAGAGCATTTTATTTCACACTTAATCCGGCAAAAATTAATTGTTGCCTTGGATGGGCTGCCGCTAACCCCAACCATTCCCAAACGGGTATTGCTTTATTTGCCCGAAAATGAATGGCACGAGTTGGGGCTTTTATTCTATCATTATGTTGTTCGCAAAGCTGGCTTTAAAACCATTTACCTTGGCCAAAGCGTTCCGTTTAAAGACATACTTAGTGTTACAGAAACGCACCAACCCGACATCATAATCACCAGCATCATTAGTTCACCCTTCGGAACAAAGGTGGAAGAATACCTCAGACAACTGGCTACTGCTTTCCCAGGCAAGAAAGTTCTCGTTTCTGGGTATCAAACCAGGCATTTAGAAAGAAATAATTTCAAAAACATTGAAATCTTCCGAAACGTGCTGGATCTCAAGCAATTGCTATCTATCTCCTGA
- a CDS encoding ligase-associated DNA damage response DEXH box helicase: MTPSQFAPADFWFSQQGWKPFSFQYEAWQAYLRGKSGLVNAPTGSGKTYSLLVPILLEFLTKHPHQTKGENGLQAVWITPIRALAKEIELSATRAIAGLGMKWKVAVRSGDTSGKERERQKSKPPEFLIITPESLHLLLAQKNYVDFFKDLKVVVADEWHELMGSKRGVQVELALSRLRTISPSLKVWGISATIGNMEQALEILIPHANSPLAIGGSKGGYIRADIKKRVEVISVLPDSVETMPWAGHLGIQLLNKVIEIVKGSTSTLIFTNTRSFAEIWYQKMLDKAPELSGLIAMHHGSISKEMRNWVEDQLYDGKLKAVVCTSSLDLGVDFRPVERVIQVGSPKGVARFLQRAGRSGHQPGAVSRIYFVPTHSLELMEAAALREAIDKGIVEERIPYIRSFDVLMQYLVTLAVSDGFYPDEILKEIRSTFSYSSISDEEWEWMLNFITTGGDSLQAYDEYRKVIIEKDGRYKVEDRRIAQRHRLSIGTIVGDTSLHVKYVTGKYLGTIEEYFISRLNPGDTFWFAGQVLELVRIKDMEAQVRKSKRKSGLVPSWQGGRMPLSSQLSELIRNKLNEVVEGNEHDEELMFLKPLFDLQKSRSHLPGKRDFLIEYFETGEGHHVVMYPFEGRAVHEGMAALVAFRIAKIKPITFSIAMNDYGFELLSDQEIPIEEAVETNVLGTEELMKDIQASINSTEMARRKFRDIAAIAGLVFKGYPGKPIKDRHLQSSSQLFFEVFHEYEAHNLLFRQAYEEVMDFQLEEARLRKALDRINHQKIIITQPDKPTPFAFPIMVDRLSRDKLTSEQLKDRIQKMSVAYKE; encoded by the coding sequence ATGACCCCGTCTCAATTTGCACCGGCCGATTTTTGGTTCAGCCAACAAGGCTGGAAGCCATTTTCATTTCAGTATGAGGCCTGGCAAGCTTATTTAAGAGGTAAAAGCGGGTTAGTAAATGCACCAACCGGTAGTGGTAAAACCTATTCGCTTTTGGTGCCCATACTGCTTGAGTTCCTGACGAAGCATCCACACCAAACAAAAGGGGAAAATGGATTGCAGGCCGTTTGGATAACACCCATTCGTGCGTTGGCAAAGGAAATTGAACTGTCAGCTACCCGTGCCATAGCGGGATTGGGCATGAAATGGAAAGTAGCGGTACGCTCGGGCGATACTTCGGGTAAGGAACGCGAGCGACAGAAATCAAAACCTCCGGAGTTTCTCATCATCACGCCAGAAAGTCTGCACCTGCTGCTGGCTCAAAAAAACTACGTTGATTTTTTTAAAGATTTAAAAGTAGTAGTAGCTGATGAGTGGCACGAGTTGATGGGCTCTAAACGTGGGGTGCAGGTAGAGCTGGCACTTTCCCGTTTACGAACGATATCACCATCATTAAAGGTATGGGGCATTTCAGCAACCATCGGCAATATGGAGCAGGCCCTGGAGATATTAATCCCTCACGCTAATTCCCCCCTTGCAATTGGGGGGAGCAAGGGGGGCTATATTCGGGCGGACATCAAAAAGCGGGTTGAAGTCATTTCTGTTTTGCCCGACTCCGTAGAAACCATGCCCTGGGCCGGGCACCTGGGTATTCAATTACTTAACAAGGTGATAGAAATTGTAAAGGGCAGCACCAGCACACTCATCTTCACCAACACACGTTCCTTCGCGGAGATTTGGTATCAGAAAATGCTGGACAAAGCGCCTGAGCTTTCCGGGCTTATCGCCATGCATCACGGGTCCATCAGTAAGGAAATGCGCAACTGGGTGGAAGATCAGTTGTACGATGGTAAGTTAAAAGCTGTGGTGTGCACTTCCAGTTTGGATTTGGGGGTTGACTTCCGTCCGGTGGAAAGGGTAATACAAGTGGGCAGTCCGAAAGGTGTTGCTCGTTTCCTGCAGCGTGCTGGAAGAAGCGGTCACCAGCCGGGTGCAGTGAGCCGGATTTATTTTGTTCCTACACATTCATTGGAGTTGATGGAAGCCGCTGCGTTGCGCGAAGCAATCGACAAAGGAATTGTGGAAGAGCGCATTCCCTACATTCGCTCGTTTGATGTGCTGATGCAATATTTGGTTACTCTGGCTGTGTCGGATGGTTTTTATCCCGATGAAATTTTAAAAGAGATACGATCGACTTTTAGTTATAGCAGTATCAGTGATGAAGAGTGGGAGTGGATGCTCAACTTTATTACCACCGGTGGCGACTCGTTGCAGGCTTATGATGAATACCGCAAAGTGATTATTGAAAAGGATGGACGCTACAAAGTAGAAGACCGAAGGATTGCCCAACGCCACCGGCTCTCCATTGGCACCATTGTGGGCGACACATCACTTCATGTAAAGTATGTTACCGGAAAATACCTTGGCACCATTGAAGAGTATTTTATCTCGCGGTTAAATCCGGGGGATACGTTTTGGTTTGCCGGCCAGGTGCTTGAACTGGTGCGCATCAAAGACATGGAAGCGCAGGTGCGCAAGAGCAAGCGCAAATCGGGATTGGTTCCTTCGTGGCAGGGTGGAAGGATGCCGCTGTCCTCGCAACTGAGTGAACTCATTCGTAATAAGCTTAACGAAGTAGTGGAAGGAAACGAACACGATGAAGAGCTAATGTTTTTAAAACCTTTGTTTGATTTACAAAAATCACGATCACACCTGCCGGGCAAACGTGATTTTCTTATTGAGTATTTTGAAACTGGTGAAGGGCATCATGTGGTGATGTATCCGTTTGAAGGTCGGGCCGTGCATGAAGGCATGGCCGCATTAGTGGCGTTTCGCATCGCGAAGATCAAGCCCATCACCTTTTCTATTGCCATGAACGATTATGGTTTTGAACTTTTAAGCGACCAGGAAATTCCGATTGAAGAAGCCGTGGAAACCAACGTGCTGGGTACCGAAGAATTGATGAAGGACATTCAGGCCAGCATCAATTCCACGGAAATGGCGCGCAGAAAATTCCGCGATATTGCCGCCATTGCCGGATTGGTGTTTAAAGGTTATCCGGGTAAACCGATAAAAGACCGCCACCTGCAATCTTCCTCCCAACTTTTCTTTGAAGTGTTTCACGAGTATGAAGCTCATAATTTATTATTCCGGCAAGCCTATGAAGAGGTAATGGATTTTCAGCTGGAAGAAGCACGGTTGCGCAAAGCCCTCGACCGGATCAATCATCAGAAAATAATCATCACCCAACCCGATAAACCCACACCATTTGCTTTCCCCATCATGGTGGATAGGCTGAGCCGTGATAAGTTAACCAGTGAGCAGTTGAAGGACAGGATCCAAAAGATGTCGGTAGCTTATAAAGAATAG
- a CDS encoding DUF1801 domain-containing protein — MATNKTTETTINVIDFIHEFTNTEQKKKDSLELLKLMQNISGHRPKMWGPSIIGFGKYHYKYESGHEGEAPLIGFSPRKAAISLYVFTGLKEHEHLLTDLGKYKMGKACIYINKLSDIDEQKLTKLMKETIRDIQKKYKALT, encoded by the coding sequence ATGGCCACCAACAAAACCACCGAAACAACTATAAATGTCATTGACTTTATTCATGAATTTACCAACACCGAGCAAAAGAAAAAGGATAGCCTGGAGTTGTTAAAATTGATGCAAAACATCTCCGGCCATAGACCAAAAATGTGGGGGCCAAGTATTATTGGATTTGGAAAGTATCATTACAAATATGAGAGTGGACATGAGGGTGAAGCTCCGCTGATCGGATTCTCACCCAGAAAGGCGGCTATTTCACTGTATGTATTCACCGGGCTAAAGGAACACGAACATCTATTAACAGACTTGGGCAAATACAAAATGGGAAAGGCCTGTATTTACATTAATAAGCTTTCAGATATTGATGAGCAGAAGTTAACAAAGCTGATGAAGGAGACCATCCGGGATATACAAAAGAAGTATAAGGCACTAACCTGA
- a CDS encoding HAD-IIA family hydrolase encodes MKGLLIDMDGVIYGGDKLLPGADTFINNLVKQDIPFAFMTNNSQRTSLEVVRKLKRLGIVVSEKHIYTSAMATASFIASQAPKGTVYVLGEGGLLSSLHDQGLVMVDTEPDFVVLGEGRNFTLEMVQRAVDMILEGAKLIATNRDPSPKQKGWNNLGIAATAAMIEEATGKKAFVTGKPSPVMMRSARKFIGLETANTTVIGDTMETDIRGGVQMGYKTILVLSGISKKEDLNNYAFKPDLVINNIGELTLPLSWWN; translated from the coding sequence ATGAAAGGACTTTTAATCGACATGGATGGTGTGATCTATGGTGGAGATAAATTGTTGCCGGGTGCCGATACGTTTATCAACAATCTGGTCAAACAAGATATACCTTTTGCCTTTATGACCAACAACAGTCAGCGTACCAGCCTGGAAGTGGTTCGCAAACTGAAACGCCTCGGTATTGTAGTATCTGAAAAGCACATCTATACCAGCGCTATGGCCACGGCCTCATTTATTGCAAGTCAGGCGCCAAAAGGAACTGTGTATGTATTGGGTGAGGGTGGATTGTTATCCAGTTTGCATGATCAGGGTTTGGTGATGGTAGATACCGAACCTGACTTTGTGGTGCTGGGTGAGGGAAGAAATTTCACCCTCGAGATGGTGCAACGTGCGGTGGATATGATACTGGAAGGCGCAAAACTGATTGCCACCAACCGCGACCCCTCACCTAAACAAAAGGGCTGGAACAATTTGGGCATAGCGGCTACGGCCGCCATGATAGAAGAAGCCACAGGGAAAAAAGCCTTTGTTACCGGCAAGCCCAGCCCGGTAATGATGCGGTCTGCGCGCAAGTTTATTGGATTGGAGACTGCGAATACTACCGTGATCGGTGATACTATGGAAACCGATATCCGCGGAGGCGTACAGATGGGTTACAAAACCATTCTTGTATTATCAGGTATTTCAAAGAAGGAAGACCTTAACAACTATGCCTTTAAGCCCGACCTGGTGATTAATAACATTGGCGAGTTAACACTGCCACTGAGTTGGTGGAATTAG
- a CDS encoding DUF1080 domain-containing protein, which yields MSNNLFTKSFATAVVMLLVFACQPTKEGNNKTIQLFNGTDLTGWHVDVPAMDTSDIQSPFVVREGMLVSLGEPRGHLITDSVFENYRLEVEYRFSGEPGNCGVLVHVSKPRALYSMFPQSVEVQMMHENAGDFWVIVEDITVPDMEARRGPKETWGIIEGKARRIVNLTDGSERPLGEWNTMIIECTGNEIKVWVNGDLVNHGTNCTASKGQIALQAEGSEVEFRKLELTSLD from the coding sequence ATGAGTAATAACTTATTTACTAAGTCATTTGCTACTGCGGTAGTGATGCTTTTAGTTTTCGCTTGTCAGCCGACCAAAGAAGGCAACAACAAGACCATTCAGCTTTTCAACGGCACAGATCTTACCGGCTGGCACGTTGATGTTCCGGCTATGGACACCAGTGATATCCAATCTCCGTTTGTTGTACGTGAGGGCATGTTGGTAAGCTTAGGCGAACCCCGTGGGCATTTGATCACTGATAGTGTGTTTGAAAATTACAGGTTGGAAGTTGAATACCGTTTTTCAGGAGAGCCTGGTAATTGCGGTGTGCTGGTGCATGTTTCAAAACCACGCGCATTGTACAGCATGTTTCCGCAGTCTGTAGAAGTGCAGATGATGCACGAGAACGCTGGTGATTTTTGGGTTATTGTGGAGGATATCACCGTGCCGGATATGGAAGCCAGGCGCGGCCCAAAGGAGACTTGGGGCATTATAGAAGGAAAGGCAAGGCGCATAGTTAACCTAACCGATGGATCGGAGCGCCCGCTAGGCGAGTGGAACACCATGATCATTGAGTGCACGGGAAATGAAATAAAAGTGTGGGTGAATGGGGATTTGGTAAACCACGGTACAAATTGCACCGCCAGTAAAGGACAGATTGCCTTGCAGGCCGAAGGATCCGAGGTGGAGTTCAGAAAGCTTGAGTTGACTTCGTTGGATTAA
- a CDS encoding PepSY-associated TM helix domain-containing protein, whose protein sequence is MKLTARNTHRDIAYFYLGLIIAFSFSGIFLNHRQAWHPRRYKAEIKEITIAPVHKDSVNDSFIASFTQQQNIADNLRRFTLNGNNLRISYVNRDVDVDITTGAGSIVHYRITPVLGQMTILHVDTSKWWIYYSDVFGVAMLVIAGTGMFIVKGENSFRRRGWKLALVGIIFPLIFLFLLS, encoded by the coding sequence ATGAAACTTACTGCCCGCAACACGCACCGCGATATTGCATACTTCTACCTGGGCCTGATCATTGCCTTTTCTTTTTCTGGAATATTTCTAAACCATCGCCAGGCTTGGCACCCCAGAAGGTACAAAGCAGAAATCAAGGAAATTACCATAGCTCCAGTTCACAAGGATTCTGTTAACGATTCCTTCATTGCTTCGTTCACGCAGCAACAAAACATTGCAGATAACCTGCGCAGGTTTACCCTCAATGGAAATAACTTACGCATCTCTTATGTTAATCGCGATGTGGATGTGGACATTACTACAGGGGCAGGGTCTATTGTTCATTATAGGATTACCCCCGTGCTGGGGCAGATGACTATTCTGCATGTGGATACCAGCAAGTGGTGGATATACTATTCCGATGTTTTTGGTGTGGCCATGCTCGTGATTGCCGGCACCGGGATGTTTATTGTGAAGGGTGAAAACAGTTTCAGGCGTAGGGGCTGGAAGTTAGCATTGGTGGGAATAATTTTTCCGTTGATTTTTTTATTTCTGCTGAGCTGA
- a CDS encoding class I SAM-dependent methyltransferase — MVFTKQYPTETEERERYRFHNNTIENHGYVTFLYQAITPALPYLKGQQHGLDYGCGPEPVLSKLLEQNHSLYCKNYDPLFFRELPSGKFDFIFSTECFEHFHNPAKEIVHIKKLLEPGGVLVVMTALWNETLNLSTWHYLRDITHVCVFHSTTFDYVCQQFGFVQLYNDSRRVVILRSI, encoded by the coding sequence ATGGTTTTTACAAAACAATATCCCACCGAAACGGAAGAACGAGAACGTTACCGCTTCCACAACAACACGATTGAAAACCATGGCTATGTTACCTTTCTTTACCAGGCCATTACACCTGCTTTGCCTTACCTAAAAGGCCAACAACACGGACTTGATTATGGGTGCGGCCCTGAACCTGTATTATCAAAATTATTGGAGCAAAACCATTCGCTTTACTGCAAAAACTATGACCCGTTATTTTTTCGGGAACTGCCCAGTGGAAAATTTGATTTTATTTTTAGTACCGAATGCTTTGAACATTTCCACAACCCGGCCAAAGAAATAGTACACATCAAAAAGCTGCTTGAACCAGGTGGCGTGCTGGTGGTGATGACAGCCCTATGGAACGAAACCCTGAACCTCTCAACCTGGCACTACCTTAGGGATATAACCCATGTTTGTGTTTTCCATTCCACAACCTTTGATTATGTATGTCAACAGTTTGGTTTTGTTCAGCTTTACAATGACAGCCGAAGGGTTGTTATCCTCAGAAGTATTTGA
- a CDS encoding TonB-dependent receptor, producing the protein MRYWLCILIVFPSLSHGFQVQDSVRVLDEVPIRANRIQTGFNETSANVFIVTANDIRQTPSLSVSDVLHYVAGVDIRQRGAHGVQADAGIRGSTFDQVLILVNGIKISDPQTGHHSLNLPVDIDNVERIEILKGPAARVFGQNAFAGAINIVTKNPEENFIKIQATAGDFGLGGFRLGASLKSNGVSHYFSTSRDFSDGYKYNTDYVIANYFYQGSWSNTLGSWNVLAGLSDRSFGANGFYASPAFQDQFESVQTSLMAVSLQTQPRENVSLNHRLYWRRNEDEYIFVRSNPSLYRNLHVNSTVGYEANAVIKSKAGSTGLGIDANHLSLSSNNLGDRERSVLTVFAEHRFEAGRFDITPGVQYNYYSDFGSNIFPGVDAGFLLNRHVKAYGNFGYTYRVPTYTDLYYSDPVNMGNPDLKPEYAFSYEAGLKFIELHWLSGQVSYFERQGKRIIDWTKEAETDPWRPDNLIGVNMNGWDINFTIRPARQLRLINKLDLAYTKINADKVDDGSFSRYALENLRHQVIASFVLNYGPQIKHTVQYRFCDRVTMDDYSLVDSRLSWERKQWGAFVDVTNIFDVTYRETNLVTMPGRWFKTGISYQLGRQ; encoded by the coding sequence ATGCGTTATTGGCTTTGTATACTCATTGTTTTCCCATCCCTTTCCCATGGCTTTCAGGTACAAGATAGTGTACGTGTGTTGGATGAAGTACCTATCCGGGCAAACCGTATTCAAACCGGTTTCAATGAAACATCGGCCAACGTTTTTATTGTAACCGCAAACGATATCCGCCAGACGCCTTCCCTTAGTGTAAGCGATGTGTTGCATTATGTGGCCGGGGTTGACATCCGGCAACGGGGGGCGCACGGTGTGCAGGCTGATGCCGGCATCCGGGGCAGTACGTTCGACCAGGTTTTGATTCTAGTAAACGGCATAAAAATCAGCGATCCGCAAACCGGCCACCATTCCCTTAACCTGCCGGTGGATATTGACAACGTAGAGCGAATTGAAATTTTAAAAGGGCCTGCCGCCCGAGTGTTCGGCCAAAATGCATTTGCCGGTGCCATTAACATTGTTACTAAAAACCCTGAAGAAAACTTTATCAAGATTCAAGCGACTGCAGGCGATTTCGGACTGGGCGGCTTTCGGTTGGGAGCTTCATTAAAAAGCAACGGTGTATCACATTACTTTTCAACAAGCCGCGATTTTTCCGATGGGTATAAATACAATACCGACTATGTGATCGCCAATTACTTTTACCAGGGCTCTTGGAGCAATACCCTGGGCAGTTGGAATGTTTTGGCAGGCCTTAGCGACCGGAGCTTTGGCGCCAACGGTTTTTATGCCAGCCCGGCTTTTCAGGATCAGTTTGAGTCGGTACAAACCAGCCTGATGGCCGTTTCATTGCAAACCCAACCACGCGAAAATGTTTCGCTTAACCACCGCCTATATTGGCGGAGGAATGAGGATGAGTACATTTTTGTGCGCAGCAATCCTTCATTATATCGCAACCTTCATGTAAACAGTACAGTTGGTTATGAAGCAAATGCAGTAATTAAAAGCAAAGCGGGTAGTACAGGATTAGGCATTGATGCCAACCACCTGAGCCTGAGCAGTAATAACCTGGGTGACCGTGAACGTTCAGTATTGACCGTGTTTGCCGAGCATCGCTTTGAGGCTGGCCGTTTCGACATAACACCCGGGGTGCAGTACAACTATTATTCTGATTTTGGTTCCAATATTTTTCCCGGTGTCGATGCAGGCTTTCTGCTTAACCGGCACGTAAAAGCATATGGTAATTTTGGATATACTTACCGGGTGCCAACCTATACTGATCTATATTATTCCGATCCGGTGAATATGGGCAATCCGGATTTAAAACCCGAGTATGCATTTAGCTATGAGGCCGGCTTAAAATTTATTGAACTTCACTGGCTTAGTGGGCAGGTATCATACTTTGAGCGACAAGGCAAACGCATAATCGATTGGACAAAGGAAGCTGAAACTGATCCGTGGCGCCCCGATAACCTGATTGGTGTAAACATGAATGGCTGGGATATAAACTTTACAATTCGCCCTGCGCGCCAATTGCGTTTAATTAATAAACTGGATTTAGCATACACAAAAATAAATGCCGATAAAGTTGATGATGGTTCTTTCTCTCGCTATGCGCTCGAAAACCTAAGGCACCAGGTTATTGCCTCTTTCGTGCTGAACTATGGCCCCCAAATAAAACACACGGTTCAGTACCGATTCTGCGACCGCGTTACCATGGACGATTATTCGCTGGTGGATTCGCGCTTGTCATGGGAGAGGAAGCAGTGGGGAGCCTTTGTTGATGTGACCAATATTTTTGATGTTACCTATCGTGAAACCAACCTGGTTACCATGCCGGGCCGATGGTTCAAGACCGGTATATCCTATCAACTTGGCCGCCAATAG